One window of Immundisolibacter sp. genomic DNA carries:
- a CDS encoding alginate export family protein yields MNIKHAYFLAGGALLASVAASGARGQTVGNALPSLTDAIVNGQVNLGVRYRYEHASQERPGSILHEANAHTVRTNLGWRTGLFHGFSAYAEAENVSVIGNEDYNNTYNGKGKYPVVADPDGTEVNQAYLAWQGVAGNLARYGRQAINFDNQRFVGDVGWRQNQQTLDGFTYQNTMLAGVTASYAYIYNVNRIFGEDTPNTAFANTGDFQLDGHLVNVQWTPNASTALTGYAYLLDFDHFDAESTATYGLRAAGERPLARVGVPDGAFLYAAEYAYQGDYADNPGDFGLSYGLAEAGLRLFGVSAKAGYELLEGGAMGGARALQTPLATLHAFNGWADQFLRTPAAGLQDRYVTVSGVVPNCGINWLVRYDDYRADAGNNDYGSEWGVQLSKTFARKYTLGIKYADYDTDAPAFIAGRPDTTDAAKSWLWMQVKV; encoded by the coding sequence GTGAACATCAAGCACGCTTATTTTCTGGCTGGCGGTGCGCTGCTGGCTTCCGTTGCCGCCTCTGGCGCGCGGGGGCAGACGGTCGGTAACGCCTTGCCGTCTCTGACCGATGCCATCGTCAACGGCCAGGTCAACCTTGGGGTCCGCTACCGCTACGAGCACGCGTCCCAGGAGCGGCCGGGCAGCATCCTGCACGAAGCCAATGCACATACGGTGCGCACGAACCTGGGCTGGCGCACCGGTTTGTTCCACGGTTTCTCCGCCTATGCCGAGGCCGAGAACGTGTCGGTGATCGGTAACGAGGACTACAACAACACCTACAACGGCAAGGGCAAGTACCCGGTGGTGGCCGATCCGGACGGCACCGAAGTGAACCAGGCCTACCTGGCCTGGCAGGGCGTGGCCGGCAACCTGGCGCGCTATGGGCGCCAGGCAATCAACTTCGACAACCAGCGGTTTGTAGGTGATGTCGGCTGGCGGCAGAACCAGCAGACCCTGGATGGCTTCACGTACCAGAACACCATGCTGGCGGGTGTCACCGCCAGCTACGCCTACATCTACAACGTGAACCGGATTTTTGGCGAGGACACGCCGAACACTGCTTTCGCCAATACCGGCGATTTCCAACTGGACGGCCACCTGGTCAACGTGCAGTGGACGCCGAACGCCTCCACCGCGCTCACCGGCTATGCCTACCTGCTCGATTTCGACCATTTCGACGCCGAGTCGACGGCCACTTACGGTCTGCGGGCAGCGGGCGAACGGCCGTTGGCGCGGGTCGGCGTGCCGGACGGCGCGTTTCTGTATGCCGCCGAGTACGCGTACCAGGGCGATTACGCCGACAACCCCGGCGATTTTGGCCTCAGCTACGGCCTGGCCGAAGCCGGGTTGCGCCTGTTCGGGGTCAGCGCCAAAGCCGGTTACGAGCTGCTCGAAGGGGGCGCAATGGGTGGCGCGCGCGCCTTGCAGACGCCGCTGGCAACGCTGCATGCCTTCAATGGCTGGGCGGATCAGTTCCTGCGCACGCCGGCGGCAGGTCTCCAGGATCGTTACGTGACTGTCAGCGGGGTGGTGCCGAACTGCGGCATCAACTGGCTGGTGCGCTACGACGACTACCGCGCCGATGCCGGCAATAACGATTACGGCAGCGAGTGGGGCGTGCAGCTGAGCAAGACCTTTGCCCGGAAATACACGCTTGGCATCAAGTATGCGGACTACGACACCGACGCCCCGGCCTTCATTGCCGGCCGGCCCGATACCACCGACGCCGCGAAAAGCTGGTTGTGGATGCAGGTGAAGGTCTGA